Proteins encoded in a region of the Anopheles aquasalis chromosome 2, idAnoAquaMG_Q_19, whole genome shotgun sequence genome:
- the LOC126580920 gene encoding SPRY domain-containing protein 7: MFCCLKNCLNGVLPAQTVHIKKSHNPVQLDSGHMGHEVVIIKSGLRACGTGGVLANAPLVQSKSYFEVKLQQSGHWSIGLATPQTDLNQAVGGKDKESWCLTSNHLVLHGGEAIHRLEGSTAAGASASEGDPEHTTDGASSVELMTPVSAPVFPAATPVGTVGANSTGLPQEGDTIGVAYDHVELNFYLNGRNLNIPVLNVRGTVHPCLFVDDGAILDIVLDNFTYGPPAGFERILIEQSLL, from the exons ATGTTTTGTTGTCTCAAAAATTGCCTTAATGGCGTGCTGCCAGCGCAAACGGTGCACATCAAGAAATCCCACAACCCCGTCCAGCTGGACTCCGGCCATATGG GCCACGAGGTAGTGATAATAAAGAGCGGGTTGCGTGCCTGCGGTACTGGTGGCGTCCTAGCGAATGCGCCGCTCGTCCAATcgaaatcatattttgagGTAAAACTGCAGCAATCCGGCCACTGGTCGATCGGCCTAGCTACCCCACAAACCGATCTAAACCAGGCGGTCGGAGGAAAGGATAAAGAATCGTGGTGTCTTACCTCAAATCACCTGGTGCTTCACGGCGGCGAGGCCATCCATCGGTTAGAAGGTAGCACGGCAGCAGGGGCATCAGCGTCGGAAGGCGATCCGGAACATACCACTGATGGTGCTTCGTCGGTCGAGTTGATGACACCTGTATCGGCACCAGTTTTCCCTGCTGCAACACCGGTTGGAACGGTGGGTGCGAACAGCACCGGATTACCCCAGGAAGGAGACACGATAGGGGTCGCGTACGATCACGTAGAGCTAAACTTCTACCTGAACGGCCGCAATCTCAACATACCGGTGCTGAACGTCCGTGGTACGGTGCATCCCTGTCTGTTCGTCGACGACGGTGCCATCCTCGACATAGTGCTGGACAACTTCACGTACGGACCACCGGCTGGCTTCGAGCGGATTCTAATCGAACAGTCACTTCTTTGA